The DNA region GGGGAGCGGAACCGGGTGAGCCAATTTCTTCATCAGGATTCAGGATGATCTGCCACCCAACCTGTTCAGCCCAGGGCGACTGCTCAAACAGTTTCAGGGCATGAATCATCACCACCAGACCGCCTTTCAGGTCAGTGACGCCGGGGCCGTTGATATGGTCATCATCAATGAATTTTACCGTCTGAAACGGGTGGTCTTCGCCAAACACCGTGTCCATGTGTCCACCCAAAACAATTTGCAAAGAAGCCTCTGGCCGCTTTGAAAGAATAAGCGCGTCACCTAATGGCTGACGTATAGCGTCTCCGTGAATGTTAATGGACTGGTAATCGTTAAGGCTGACAACCCGCTGTTGCGCTTCCAGAGGCAGGGTCATTTTTTGCAGTTCAGACAGAACCCGATTCACCCCTTTTGCATTAAGACTTCCGGAGTTTATTTCCGCAAGGCTGATGGTCTGTTGAAGCATTGTGCTCTGACGATCGTCCAGTTTCTGAAGCAGAGGCAGGAAAGGATCAATAATGCCTGACATGGTATCCACTTTTGTTGTTATTGACCTCTAAAGTATACGACGATGCAGAAAATATACAGGCAAAAAAATGCCAACATGACGTTGGCATTTTCCGGCTGCGCAGGGGTGACGATGGGACGCTCGATCAGCTTTGAACTATTTTTGCCACAGCTTTCCTCAGGGCATCCATCCCCTGGCGAATGTCGTCATCAGGGATGATCAGTGACGGAGCCAGACGCAGAACATTCGGACCTGCGACCAGCAGCATTAAACCTTCTTCCGCAGCGGCAGCCAGAAACTCCTTGCCTTTACCGTGCCATTCAGGCGTCAGTTCCGCACCAATGAGCAGCCCCTTGCCCCGGATTTCAGTGAAGACACCGAACTCATCATTAATGCTTTCCAGCTCCCGACGAAACAGCTGATGTTTGCCGGATACATTGGCTAGTAACTGGTCATCATTAATCAGCGTGATCGCTGCCAGAGCCACTGAACAGGCCAGGGCATTACCGCCATAGGTGCTGCCGTGAGTGCCAAAGCCAAAACTGTTGGCGACTTCCGAGGTCGTCAGCATGGCGCCAACGGGGAAACCGCCGCCAAGAGCTTTTGCGGTGGTCAGGATGTCGGGTACAACACCCGTACTCATGTAAGCATAAAACTCACCGGTGCGTCCTACGCCGGTCTGCACTTCGTCAAACACCAGCAGGGCATTGTACTGGTCGCAGAGTTCTCTGGCGGCCTGTAGAAACTCTGGCGTTGCGGGCATGACGCCACCTTCGCCCTGAATGGGCTCCAGAACAATGGCGCAGGTTTTGTCTGAAACCGCTGCCCTTAAAGCTTCAACGTCGTTAAAGGGCAGATGGGTGACACCTTCTGGCACAGGGGCATAGCCTTCACAGTATTTGGGCTGTCCACCTACTGTGATCGCAAACAGACTACGGCCGTGAAAAGAGTGGTTGAAGGAAATAATTTCATGTTTTTCCGGGCCAGCGTGGTCGTAAGCGTACTTTCGTGCAAGCTTGAACGCGGCTTCGTTGGCTTCGGTACCTGAATTGCAGAAGAAGACTTTTTCTGCAAAGCAGACTTCGGTGAGCGCCCTGGCCAGAGCGAGTGCAGGTTCATTGGTGTAAACGTTACTGAGATGCCAGAGTTTGTCGGCCTGATCTTTCAGGACCTTTACCAGCTTCGGGTGGCAGTGTCCCAGCGCATTGACGGCAATGCCGCCAGCAAAATCAATGTACTCCCTGCCTTCCTGATCCCAGATGCGCGACCCTTTGCCACGGACGGGAACAACTTTCTGAGGTGCATAATTTGGCACCATTACTTCGTCAAAAGTTGCTCTGCTGACAGAATACTCGGTCATAGGCTGCTCTCCCGGAAACTTGTTATCTTTTTTCGATGGCTATTAAGTATTATTGCTTAAGGAGTTTACATCATCAGCAGATGCATTTGGGGGCAGAAGTGAGTTTTATTTTGCCGTTCTGAAAGGTGCGTGCGGGCATCGAAACCGGAAGGTCTGAGGTCTGTTTTACAGACCCCATGCAAAGTCATCTATTTGGTCTTGAACTTTTTGATTACCGGCTTCACTTTTGATGAGCAGGCGTTGGTCTGGTGGATAGCTGCCAGAAGAACCGGATCAATCACTTCGGGTACTACACCCCTTGGCTGTCTGGTTTCTTTAGGCATGCGTACCGTTCGATGATCATCAGTTACAAATATCATTTTTTTATCTCCCCCTGTCTCCGTAAAGAGTTTTATCAGTGGATTCGATAGTAATTAATACGTACTAACCACTAAAAACCTTTACAGTTGACCTGTGTCAGTTTTTGTTGTTTGAAAAAAGTTGCAGAACAATTCTTGTTATGTTTGTTCGCTCATTTGTTATTCACTGTTTAAAGTGTATGCAGCCGAAACGCGCCCGGCACGTTGAAAGCTATATTCATAATACTCTTATGTTATTTACAGCAGCCTTTTTAGTTCTCTCGAAGTAGACCGGCCGGAAAGAGCAAGGTGAATTAACAATAATCGTAGACCTTTTTGCCATCAACCAGAGTCATCTGTATCTGATACTGTTTATCGAGAATAGCCAGATTTGCCCGTTTACCGGCTTTAATGCTACCAATGCTCTCCTGCATACCCAGCAGGGTGGCAGGTGTCAGGGATGCCATATGAACCGCTGCCAGTGGTGCTACGCCAGCTTCGTTAACCATATTGGCAATGGCCCTGTCCAGTGTCAGAGTACTGCCCGCCAGGGCACCTGATGCGGTTCTGGCGACGCCATCCTGTACGGTGACCTTCAGCTGGCCTAACTGATAGTCTCCGTCCTGCAAACCTCCTGCACACATACAGTCCGTCACAAGAGCGATTTTTTTCTCGCCCTTGAGACGGTAAACCAGTTCCATGACAATTGGGTTAACATGCACGAGATCTGCAATCATTTCGGCGTATATGTCCTGATGATGCAGAACCGCACCAACGGTACCGGGTTCCCGGTGATGCAGACCCAGCATCTGGTTAAAGATATGGACTCCGCCAATAGCTCCGGCCTCAAAAGCCTCCTGGCACTGTTCATAACTGGCCCCCGTGTGTCCAACCATGACATTGATGCCTTTCTGGCTCAGGTAGCGGGTGGCTTCAATAGCGCCTTCAAGCTCAGGAGCCAGTGCCAGTGACTTCAATGTGCCATCTGCAGCTGCCAGCATTTCATCGAGTCGTTCAGTGGAGGGCGACAGGAAATAGCTGCCATCGTGGGCGCCCTTGAAATCTTTGGTAAAGAAAATGGCTTCGGAATAACTGCCCAGCAGTTCAGCGCCACTGACGCCCTGTTCAATGGAATGTTTTACGTTAGCTAATGCCGCCAGATTTCGTTCCCAAGTATCAGTGACCGTAGTGGCAAGAAATCCTGTGACCCCTGTTCTGGCAATGCTGGTGGAAATGGTATTCAACGATTCGTGGGTCGCATCCATCACGTCACAGCCAGAGCAGCCGTGAATATGAAGATCAACAAACCCCGGCACAATGCGGTGGTCGCCCAGGTCAATCACCTCTGCATCGGGCGCTGGCTGACAGCCGACTGCGGCGATCCTGCCATTCTCGATTTTCAGACAGCTATTGTGAATGATCCCTGTTTCCGAAAAAATCTCTTCCGCTTTGAGGTAAAACGTCGTCATAAAACCTTCCCAGCCTTTTATAATTTGCGTTGCTTGACGCATTTTACCATGTGCTGATTGTTTAAACGTCAGCGACATGTCAATGGTTCAGGAGAACGTCGATGCTGACCATTTACAGTGAACAGCAAAAGCTGCACAACCCTGCCAGAGAGTTCCTTGGGGGCGATCTGGTACCTTATCTGGAATCCCCAAAACGACTGGACTATGTTCTGGAAGCCCTTCAGGACAATAATCTGGGACGAATCGAATGGCCAGAAAGCTTTTCAACCGAGCCTATAGCCAGGGTGCATCGACCAGATTATATCGAGTTTCTGGAAACTGCCTGGCAGCGCTGGCACCAGACGTACCCGGAATCCACTCAGGCATCGCCTTACTGTTTTCCTCATCGAGGGCTCAGGCATCTGGTGCCGGAACAGATTGAAGGCGCACTGGGGTATTACTCTATGGATCTCACGGCACCCGTGGTTGAAGGGACCTGGAAAGCCATCAGGGCATCGGTGGATTGTGCTCTGACCGCTCAGAAAAGAGTACTGGATGGGGAACCGGTCGCCTTTGCCCTTTGCCGGCCACCCGGTCATCACGCATCAGAGGATTTAATGGCCGGTTACTGCTTTTTTAACAACGCAGCTATTGCTACTCAGGCTTTTCTCGATCAGGGCGCTGATAAGGTCGCCATACTGGATGTTGACTATCACCACGGCCATGGTACCCAGTCCATTTTCTATTCCCGCAACGATGTGTTTTTTGCCTCTCTTCATGCTGATCCCCGGCAGGACTATCCCCATTATCTTGGTCACGAGGACGAAACCGGCGATGGTGCGGGGCTGGGTTTCAATATGAACCTGCCGCTGCCACTGCATGCCACAGGCTGGACGGAATACCGCAGGGCTCTGGAAGTCGCTCTTGGACGAATCGGTGGGTTTCAACCGGACTATCTGGTGGTTTCCCTGGGGCTCGATACCTATGAACGGGACCCGATCTCTTTCTTCAACATCAATACCCCGGATTTTGTGGAGCTGGGACGTTGTCTGGCCGCTCTGAAAAAGCCCACCCTGTTTGTTTTTGAAGGAGGCTATGCCCTGGAAGCTCTGGGTAATAATACTGTGGCAGTACTGGAAGGATTTTCCGCTTTCTGACGGGTACTCTCTGATGGATGGTTTGTGGCCGTTTTCTCAGCCTACAACTTTTGTCTATATAGAAAAGGCTGAGAACTGTCGATAGAACCCATGCAATTCTCCTAATTCACTGGAACACGTTTATGAGACAGGATATACCACCAAAAGACAGGGCTGAATGGGCGGAGTTGGTACAGGGTCAGCACAAAATGGACAAATTTGTTCTTCAGTTACAGGTCGATAAAGTTCAAAAAGGCATAAAATCTGGCGATATCACACAGGAAGAAGCCATAGATTACCTTTACGAGTATTTTGCCAAATACCCCAAAGGCTTTGTCAGTGACCTGAAAGCTGTGTTCAAAACATGGTGAACACCTTTTTAAAATGGACCTGATATAAAAACGAGCCTGAAGAGTAGACAGGACTAAAGGATAAAAGGATTTGTCATGAAAAAGTTACAGAGTGTCAAAGAGGTCATCCAGCTGATTGAAGCGGGTAAAGTGTTATCGCTGGCCGGGGACGAACGGGTGTTGTCACAGCTGCCAGAAGGTAACTGGGTCGCTGGATCAACGCCCTATTTTATGGGAGAAAGCCAGGGCGAGTTTTCACAGGAAAAAGTGTACGTCGATGAAATTTCAGATGACGCCACTCAACACAAAATCATAACATATGATAAACAGTCGCTGCCCTCCTTTACCCGTGACCGTTTCGATAATGGTTATACCATACTGGTGATACCTGCTTTCTCGGAGGTTCATTCAGACTTTGCCCTGCATGCAGACGGTTATGACTTCCTGTACGACAACCCCGTGCTGGGCTGGGTATCCGGTATTGACCTTAACTCCAGTGATACACCCAAGGTATACGATGGTTCTACAGGTACTGAGCTGACCGACGGGGTGGTGGCGCTGCATGTTGAGCTGCCCACTAACAAAATGCCCCAGCTGGAGATCATTAACATTCACACACCGGATCCGGACAGCCCGGTGATTGAGTTTGATACTGATGCTTTCGAGGCAGGAGACTGTCTGGTAAATGGGGAAAAGGTGAATTTTGCCGAATATGTTACGGCTCACAGTATTGATACCAAGGTACCGCTAACCAGTAATTACTCCGGTGCGATTATCAATACCTGTATCAAAGAGGTAAACACGGATGATGGTAAGGTGTCCTTCTATGCTCCGGTGTTCGCGGGAAGGCGGTATCGCTTTGCCAGACCTCTGGCTGACTATGCCACAGAGTTTGCAAACAGCCTGCCACAGGAAAACACGGATATGCAGTTCTCCTGTAACTGTATCCTGAACTTCCTTTATGGCGAGCTGGAAGGCAAGCGGGCAGGTTTCCCGGGTCCCATTACGTTTGGAGAGATCGGGTACCGTCTGTTAAACCAGACCATGACCTACCTTAAAGTGGTTGATCTGGACGACTGAATAGCTGAATTAATAGCTGACTGAAAACAACAATGGGGAGCTTCAGCTCCCCATTGTTGTTTTCAGGGTTGTTTAAAAACCATCAGACGAACGGTTAGTCCAGCGCCCTCCTTCCCAGCAGGGAATAAAGTACAGGCACAACAAACAGTGTCAGCAGTGTTGATACCAGCAGACCGCCAATAATACTGGCCCCCATGGGCGCCCACATCATGGAACCGGAAAGGGTCAGTGGCAGCAGGCCGCCAATGGTGGTCATGGTGGTTAGCAGAATCGGCAATAACCGTACCTGCCCGGCTTCAATAATGGCTTCTTTTATCTCCATGCCTTTTCTGCGCAGCTGATTACTGTAATCTACCAGTATGATGGAATTGTTGACGACAATACCCACCAGTGAAGTCAACCCGATAAAGGCAGTAAAGGAGAAGGTAAAACCGGCAAACCACAGTGCCAGAATCATGCCCGTCACGGCAAAAGGAATGGCTGTAAAAATCACCAGCGGCTGACTGAACGAGTTGAACTGTAACACCAGTATCGCAAAAATGCCCAGCAAGGCAATCAGCAGCACTTTAGCCATACCGGCAAACGACTCTTCCCGCTGCTCCTGTTCACCGCCTACCTGATAAGTCACGCCATCCGGCCACTGGTACTGATCCAGTTTTGCCCGAATGGCATTGGTCACGGTTTCTGCCTGATAACCGGCTTTCAGGTCAGCGGTTATTCTTGCCATACGTTCTGTCAGATGATGCTGAAAACGAGGCAGGGCATCCTGCATTTCCAGCTTAACCAGTTGTTTGACCGGAACCAGATGGCCGCTGGTGGACTTCACCATCATGCGGTCAAAGTCTTCCAGTTGGGGTTCATTACCAGACGACTGACCTTTAACAACAATCGGGTAATTCTCTCCCGAGTGGTCACGGAACTGGCTGACAGGTACCCCGACAAGACTGGCTCGAATAACCTGGTCAATAGAGCTGATGGCGACCCCGTACATGGCGGCTTTATCTCGGTTAATGGTGACATTCAGGTCAACCTTGGGGTTGTCCAGGGGATTATCGACATTCACCGTTCCGGGTGTGGTAGCAATGATCTGCTCAATATCCCTGGATACCGCCAGAACCTGGTTCAGATCGTCCCCCATAATCCGGAAGGCAACAGAGGCTTCATAAGGGGGACCCTGTAACAGTTCCTTAACCACCACTCGCGCCCCAACAATACGGCTGAAGTCGTCTCTAAGGGACTCAACAAAAGGTTCTACCTCACTGAGCCGACCGGTATTCAGATTAATAACCACCTGGGCATAGTTGGGTACCTGACGTTTAGGGAAAATGTTGTAGTAGATTCTGGGGTTATCTTTACCAATGTTGCTGACCACGGAACGTACCAGTGGGTAGTCTTTGACAATACCTTCAACCTGTCGTACGGCATTGTCTGTTTGCTGAAAACTGGAACCTTCGGGCAGTTCAACATTGACCAGCAGCATCGGCTTTTCAGCCTTGGGAAACATACTGACACCCAGTGTGCCTGCCAGCATAATGGAGCCAGCCAGGGTCATGACGGCTATTATCAGGATCAGCACCGGATAACGAAGGGCGCCACTGAGCAGCGCTTTATAGGGGCCGTAAGTAAATGCCTGCAGACCCCTTAACAGTAATGGCGGTTTGCTGTCCTGTCCTTTCAGCATAACGCTGGCGAGCAGTGGCGACAGGCTCAGGGCAATAATCAGGGAAGCCAGCAGGGTCAGAATAACGGTGACCGGCATGGATCTCATGAATATGCCAGCGCCAGTCTGCAACAGCATAATCGGCAGAAAAGCCAGAATGGTGGTCAGGGTTCCGCTGATGACTGCCCAGCCGACCTGACTGGCCCCCCGGGCAGCGGCTTCCATCGGCGCATAGCCTTTGCGCAGGAAGCGGTGAACGTTTTCTGTCACCACAATGGCATTATCAACCAGAAGCCCCAGTGCGATCACCAGTCCGGCAATCGACATCTGCTGCAGGCCATAGCCAGCGAGGTCTACCCAACCCAAGCCAATAAACACTGACAGGGGAATGGCAAGAATAATGACAACCGCCGACCGGGCGCCCAGAAACAGGACGGTGAGCAACCCGACCAGTATCAGACCCTGAACCAGACTGTTGAAAAACTGGGAGACACGATCGTGTACCGACTCACTCTGGTCGTGGGCAATACCAATGGCAACGTCTGCAGGTAACTCCTGCCCAAAATCATCCAGCGTCTGTTTGATAGCGTCCATGACGGTGAAGATATTGCTGCCCTTGCGCTGGACAACGGTGACAAAAATGGACCGGGTTCCCTGAAATCGTGCCTGATAGGTAGGCAGAGCATCGGTGAAGACGATATCGGCAATATCTTTAACAAACACGACTCTCCCCGGAGTAGAGACCACGGCCGTTCTTTCAACGGCTTCAATATCTTTGAAGTCACCACTGGTTCGTACCGTAAAACGGCGTTTGCCTGCCAGAACATGACCGCCGGGAAGGTTGACTCCGGACGCCTGTATAGCGGCAATCAGGTCTTCAACCCCAATGCCCAGTTCCTGCATCCGGGCAAGGTCTGCCTGAACCTGCAGTTGCTGTTCGGGATAAGCTTCTGTTGTCGCTTTTTTGATACCGGGAATCCGTTCAATGCGCTTTTCCAGTTTTTCTCCCAGCAGTCGCAATGTGTTATAGCTCCGGGATTCAGACATCAGGGCAATCTGGATAATGCTGACATCAATCGGAGAGATACGGTCAATGGCCAGCACCGGAATATCTTCCGGCAGCTGGTCGCGTATTTTGGCAATTTCGGCTACCACATCGTCATACTGTTCCTGAGGGTCAGTGCCGTAGAGGAACTCGACCTGAATCACCGCCAGACCATCTTCGATATCACTCTTTAAAATTCTTATGTCGTCTAACTCCTTGATGGCTTCCTCGATAGGGTCAACAATCAGCTTCTCCATATCCAGTGGGTTGGTACCGGGATAGACGACACGTACCATCGTTGCCGGAAATTCAAACTGGGGATCTTCAGAGCGGGGCATGGTCATCAATGACACAATACCCAGTGCTACCAGCAATAACATGACCACCAGGGTAAAGCGCCGGTTCTGAATCGCAATGGCTGGGAGTTTCATGGTGGTTACTCCTGAAGACCGTAAGCAGCAGCCTCGGAAACAATGACGGTATCGCCATCCAGAAGAAAACCGGCACCGGAACTGATAACGGCTTCGCCTTCCTCCAGACCTGAATCACTGGCAATGAAACCTGATTCCATAAAGTTCAGATTGATATTTCTCAGGGTCACCGACTGATCACCGGGTTTGTAGACAAACACCTCTGCCGAAGAGCGGCTGGCATTAACGACAGACTCAACAGGAATCAGTGCCAGCATCTGCTGTCTGGAGGGAGTAAGGGTAACCTTGCCCACAAAGCCTGAACGCAACTTGCTGGTGGTTTCGGGGAAGGCGATCTCTACCTGAAAGGTGCCTGTGCGTTCATCAGCCAGTGCCGCAAGGCGGGTAACCTGTCCGGTAAAGGTCTGTCCGGGCCAGGCATCAAACTGAATCAGTGCCTTGTCGTTTTTCTTAACCCTGACAATTTCTTCATCGGTCAGGCCGGTTTTAAGCACCCAGCCCCGGGCCGTGTCTGCCACCACCAGTACAGGTTGATTGGGTGTTACCAGTTCGTTTTCTTCTACATGACGCCGTAATACAAGACCCTGTGACGGAGCATCAATGCGAGAGTACCTCTGGTTAAACAGGGTGATACGCAGCCGGCTTCTGGCAACCTCCAGCTCGGTTTCTGCAGACTGGAGCTGATCCAGCGACACCACATTGTTCTTGTGCAGTTTGCTGATGCGCTCCAGGTTGCGTTTTGCCAGGTCCAGCCTTGCCCTGGCTTCATCGACCTGTGCGTTAACCTCTTCCATGGTCAGGCTGGCGAGCAACTGCCCGGTCTGCACCCGATCGCCTTCATCAACCAACAGTTGTGCCACGGGGCCTGCTGTTTTAAACGACAGAGTTTGCTGGGATTTATAAGCGAGAATGCCGCTGGTTCTTATTGGGCGCGAGTATTGCTGGTATTGAACGGTTTCAGTCGTCACGCTGACCGGTGGTTTACCTGATTCAGGGCTGGCAAAGGCGGGCAATGGCATCGTGCTGTAAAAAACGCTGTAAACAATGCAGTAAAGAGCCAGGGTCACAAGCCCGGGGCAGTGGCGGGAAGCAGGCATGAAAGTTTGTCCGATATAGTCTTTATTGTGGGCTTAATGCTAAAAGAGTAATGTGTTCGGTGTCAACAATGTTGACAATGAATACATTTGTGCAAAACTCTATAGCCAGTACGAGCGATCATCAGGTTAATTATGTCCCGATATCACCATGGAAATCTCCGGCAGGTATTGCTGACTGAAGCCCGGCGGCAACTGCATGAGTCGGGTGCCGATAAACTGAGCCTGCGGGCCCTGGCAAGGGCTGTTGGTGTTTCCCAGACTGCCCCTTACCGGCACTTTGCTGACAAGGAAGCCTTGCTGGTGTCGTTGATGACCGATGGTTTTTCAGAACTGGATAAGCATGTCTGCAAAGCGGAGCAGGCATCCGCTAACGTTGATGACGAGCTGGTGAATGCCGGGCTGGCTTTTGTTGAGTTTGCTTCCAGCAATCCTGAGTTGTACAAGCTGATGTTCGGGCCGTTGCTTGCCAGAAAAGAGATCTGTCCGCAGCTGAAAACGATGGCTTTGAACAGTCTGGGGCGGTTGCAGGGCATTATCAGCCGTAAACTGCAAAGTGCCGACCAGGAACTGATCTGGCAAACCACCCTGAATGCTACTGCTCTGGTACATGGTCATGCCCGGATGTGCATTAACGGAATGCCCGCCTGTAATCCGGTAACTGGTAAACCTATTGATTTACGCAGGGCTTTAAAGGCATTTGCCGATGGCATTAATGCCTGCAACGAACTCCTTTGAAATCACCGAAACATTGATGACTTTGGTAATGTCCGGTCTTGCCGATAGTTGAAGCTAACACATAGTGTTACTTACGCAGTTTCATTCACGCAGCTTCACTCGGAATTCTGACAATGGTTAAAGGGCTGACTGCTTCTTTTTTGACAACAGCCGTCACGATTGTTGTGCTGTTCAGCCTGCCGGGCTGTTCAAAGGTTGAACCGGCGGCGTATGAAGATGGCGAAAAATGGCCGGGTGGAAAAACATCCGTGACCGTTTCGGGTAAAAGTTCATTCTCCCGTGCTTCTGCCAATATGGCAGCCAACCGAAGGCTCGATTTCAGTGTGGGTGACAGCTTCTTCAAAAGTGACTGGGTGCCTGCTCCACAGCCTGACTCATTTCGTGACGGGCTGGGTCCTCTGTTTAACACCCGCTCCTGTGAAGGTTGTCACATTCTTGATGGCCGGGGGCATTCCCCTGACGATGGCGAACTCAATGAAGGTGGGTTGCTGATCAGAATCAGTGTGCCAGCTACTACTCAGAAAGATAAGGAGCAGCTGACCCGCAGTGGAGTGGTTCCACATCCGGTTTACGGTGACCAGATTCAGGATTTTTCTCTGGGAGGGGTTAAGCACGAGGCTAAAGTCCGGGTTCGTTACGAATATTCAACCATCCGCTTTTCTGATGGGGAGAGTGTTCAGATTCGCAAGCCGGTCATTTCGCTGGAAGGTTTAAACTATGGCCCCCTGCCGGACAATTTGATGATGTCGCCTCGTATTGCGTCACCCATGATCGGGCTGGGATTGCTGGAAGCCATATCAGATTCGCAGATTCTGGCGAATGAAGACCCGGATGATCGTGACGGGGATGGTATTTCCGGTCGTGGTAACCGGG from Endozoicomonas sp. NE40 includes:
- a CDS encoding aspartate aminotransferase family protein, coding for MTEYSVSRATFDEVMVPNYAPQKVVPVRGKGSRIWDQEGREYIDFAGGIAVNALGHCHPKLVKVLKDQADKLWHLSNVYTNEPALALARALTEVCFAEKVFFCNSGTEANEAAFKLARKYAYDHAGPEKHEIISFNHSFHGRSLFAITVGGQPKYCEGYAPVPEGVTHLPFNDVEALRAAVSDKTCAIVLEPIQGEGGVMPATPEFLQAARELCDQYNALLVFDEVQTGVGRTGEFYAYMSTGVVPDILTTAKALGGGFPVGAMLTTSEVANSFGFGTHGSTYGGNALACSVALAAITLINDDQLLANVSGKHQLFRRELESINDEFGVFTEIRGKGLLIGAELTPEWHGKGKEFLAAAAEEGLMLLVAGPNVLRLAPSLIIPDDDIRQGMDALRKAVAKIVQS
- the nagA gene encoding N-acetylglucosamine-6-phosphate deacetylase, whose product is MTTFYLKAEEIFSETGIIHNSCLKIENGRIAAVGCQPAPDAEVIDLGDHRIVPGFVDLHIHGCSGCDVMDATHESLNTISTSIARTGVTGFLATTVTDTWERNLAALANVKHSIEQGVSGAELLGSYSEAIFFTKDFKGAHDGSYFLSPSTERLDEMLAAADGTLKSLALAPELEGAIEATRYLSQKGINVMVGHTGASYEQCQEAFEAGAIGGVHIFNQMLGLHHREPGTVGAVLHHQDIYAEMIADLVHVNPIVMELVYRLKGEKKIALVTDCMCAGGLQDGDYQLGQLKVTVQDGVARTASGALAGSTLTLDRAIANMVNEAGVAPLAAVHMASLTPATLLGMQESIGSIKAGKRANLAILDKQYQIQMTLVDGKKVYDYC
- a CDS encoding histone deacetylase family protein — encoded protein: MLTIYSEQQKLHNPAREFLGGDLVPYLESPKRLDYVLEALQDNNLGRIEWPESFSTEPIARVHRPDYIEFLETAWQRWHQTYPESTQASPYCFPHRGLRHLVPEQIEGALGYYSMDLTAPVVEGTWKAIRASVDCALTAQKRVLDGEPVAFALCRPPGHHASEDLMAGYCFFNNAAIATQAFLDQGADKVAILDVDYHHGHGTQSIFYSRNDVFFASLHADPRQDYPHYLGHEDETGDGAGLGFNMNLPLPLHATGWTEYRRALEVALGRIGGFQPDYLVVSLGLDTYERDPISFFNINTPDFVELGRCLAALKKPTLFVFEGGYALEALGNNTVAVLEGFSAF
- a CDS encoding DUF6976 family protein; the protein is MKKLQSVKEVIQLIEAGKVLSLAGDERVLSQLPEGNWVAGSTPYFMGESQGEFSQEKVYVDEISDDATQHKIITYDKQSLPSFTRDRFDNGYTILVIPAFSEVHSDFALHADGYDFLYDNPVLGWVSGIDLNSSDTPKVYDGSTGTELTDGVVALHVELPTNKMPQLEIINIHTPDPDSPVIEFDTDAFEAGDCLVNGEKVNFAEYVTAHSIDTKVPLTSNYSGAIINTCIKEVNTDDGKVSFYAPVFAGRRYRFARPLADYATEFANSLPQENTDMQFSCNCILNFLYGELEGKRAGFPGPITFGEIGYRLLNQTMTYLKVVDLDD
- a CDS encoding efflux RND transporter permease subunit gives rise to the protein MKLPAIAIQNRRFTLVVMLLLVALGIVSLMTMPRSEDPQFEFPATMVRVVYPGTNPLDMEKLIVDPIEEAIKELDDIRILKSDIEDGLAVIQVEFLYGTDPQEQYDDVVAEIAKIRDQLPEDIPVLAIDRISPIDVSIIQIALMSESRSYNTLRLLGEKLEKRIERIPGIKKATTEAYPEQQLQVQADLARMQELGIGVEDLIAAIQASGVNLPGGHVLAGKRRFTVRTSGDFKDIEAVERTAVVSTPGRVVFVKDIADIVFTDALPTYQARFQGTRSIFVTVVQRKGSNIFTVMDAIKQTLDDFGQELPADVAIGIAHDQSESVHDRVSQFFNSLVQGLILVGLLTVLFLGARSAVVIILAIPLSVFIGLGWVDLAGYGLQQMSIAGLVIALGLLVDNAIVVTENVHRFLRKGYAPMEAAARGASQVGWAVISGTLTTILAFLPIMLLQTGAGIFMRSMPVTVILTLLASLIIALSLSPLLASVMLKGQDSKPPLLLRGLQAFTYGPYKALLSGALRYPVLILIIAVMTLAGSIMLAGTLGVSMFPKAEKPMLLVNVELPEGSSFQQTDNAVRQVEGIVKDYPLVRSVVSNIGKDNPRIYYNIFPKRQVPNYAQVVINLNTGRLSEVEPFVESLRDDFSRIVGARVVVKELLQGPPYEASVAFRIMGDDLNQVLAVSRDIEQIIATTPGTVNVDNPLDNPKVDLNVTINRDKAAMYGVAISSIDQVIRASLVGVPVSQFRDHSGENYPIVVKGQSSGNEPQLEDFDRMMVKSTSGHLVPVKQLVKLEMQDALPRFQHHLTERMARITADLKAGYQAETVTNAIRAKLDQYQWPDGVTYQVGGEQEQREESFAGMAKVLLIALLGIFAILVLQFNSFSQPLVIFTAIPFAVTGMILALWFAGFTFSFTAFIGLTSLVGIVVNNSIILVDYSNQLRRKGMEIKEAIIEAGQVRLLPILLTTMTTIGGLLPLTLSGSMMWAPMGASIIGGLLVSTLLTLFVVPVLYSLLGRRALD
- a CDS encoding efflux RND transporter periplasmic adaptor subunit, which encodes MPASRHCPGLVTLALYCIVYSVFYSTMPLPAFASPESGKPPVSVTTETVQYQQYSRPIRTSGILAYKSQQTLSFKTAGPVAQLLVDEGDRVQTGQLLASLTMEEVNAQVDEARARLDLAKRNLERISKLHKNNVVSLDQLQSAETELEVARSRLRITLFNQRYSRIDAPSQGLVLRRHVEENELVTPNQPVLVVADTARGWVLKTGLTDEEIVRVKKNDKALIQFDAWPGQTFTGQVTRLAALADERTGTFQVEIAFPETTSKLRSGFVGKVTLTPSRQQMLALIPVESVVNASRSSAEVFVYKPGDQSVTLRNINLNFMESGFIASDSGLEEGEAVISSGAGFLLDGDTVIVSEAAAYGLQE
- a CDS encoding TetR/AcrR family transcriptional regulator, whose product is MSRYHHGNLRQVLLTEARRQLHESGADKLSLRALARAVGVSQTAPYRHFADKEALLVSLMTDGFSELDKHVCKAEQASANVDDELVNAGLAFVEFASSNPELYKLMFGPLLARKEICPQLKTMALNSLGRLQGIISRKLQSADQELIWQTTLNATALVHGHARMCINGMPACNPVTGKPIDLRRALKAFADGINACNELL